TAACTTCTTTCAATTTGTCCCacgagaaaagaagaaagaaactagGTAGATTGTATCGTGAGACCTAGAATCGAGCGTGTAAATGATTGCTTCACAGCAAGCTGATTTCCAACCTGCAGGTTTTGGTGCAGTGAGATAATGAGTCGCAAATTTTTCTGCTCCTACTTTTTAAGATAATATTGTACTTTTGGCATTAATATGATCTTTAAATTCCTCGTAAGAAAATCTTGTTAATCTCCTTTGTGCTGAGGAATGTTCCATCCCCATGATAACAGCTGCCGCAAATTTTCCCCATCAGCCATGGCAAGAGCATGATCTATTCTCAAATTCCATGACAAACCAAATCTGATGCAGCGTCATCTGGCCTAGAGCCATTATCTGAGATTACAGAAATGTTATTATGTTCAAACCCACCAGCATTAGGAATCCGAGGAACCTGTGGCATGGAAGAATAACTATCATACACAGAAATTTATGGGGTATGCAAAGTTTATCGCGATACGGAAATTCCAATTCAGAAAGACTATAGACAGTGAACAGCCGTTTGACATTACCATTATGTACAAAAGATGTAATGCACACACAAATAGCAGTCAGAATGTTATTTAAGCTTCGCTACACAAACAGCAGGAATTTAGGAGTACCGTTGCCTACACATTTGCAGAAGACCCAAATACAACAACTTCGGTTTCTTCAACTGAGAAAATATCCAAGTTGGATTTCTCAATTCAGACGCAATCGGGTGAAGTAGTCTTCAAGAGTGGACTTACGAGCACTCATCCTACCTCGTTTTTCCTTCTTAATTTGGATTAGTTTATCATATACACACCAAGGAAAGCTAAGATAATGATCTCGTTTTAAACCCTCGTTGTAGCAACCCCAATACTCCGGATGATACGTGACATGATACCACGCAGATGCTTTTGCATATTCATCAACGGGCTCAGAATACGAACCACTTCCCTTATCATTAAACCAGGTCCGAGCTTCCTTTCTCAGGGATTTTACTGCCATAGTGATGGATTCAGCGTCCCTCCTCTTGGTGAAAGATTTGGACATTTTTATTATGCAGCCACTAAGTATTTCAGCCTCTGTGTCAATCCCATAATACTCCATCAGATTCCCAGCTTGTAATCATAATTACCCTTGTGATAGAAAGCGTCATCGACATAATCCTCAAATCCGTCCACTTCCATCTCTGGGTCATAAGATTGCCTCGCCATTTCCAGTGTGAACTTCCGAATAGAGCTTGATGCATATGCTTCCTCTTTGACTTCCGGAAAAGCTTTCCGATCACGTTATTGGATGGGTAGCTGGACTTGTCAAGCTTCTCCATGAAGTCTGGGTATTCCTTGACATACAGATTAGGAGGTATCACAGCAGGTACACCAGTTTTTGGGAAGTCAACCGCAATAGAGAAAAGTCTGGCAAGGTCTAAACATTCAGGGCTCATGGCCTTTTCAGGCTGACTATCTGCAAAGACGGTGTGGGCATTGGCAATAATTCCAAGGCTGTCATTAAGTATGTAATTTACAAAGTACTCCTCCACTTCCTGTTTAAGCAACAAAACCACAAAAGGGTTTTAATTACCCACATATCCATAGAGCATTACAAGAGAAATCAAGCGGCGAATTTCCAAATGCAACTCATTGATTTCGGCAAATTGATCATCAATAACCCTTCAAAAATAAAGTGTGCTCAGATATACATCTTCTCTTAAGAGTTCAAGGTATATATGTGCTGGCCACTTCCAATTTCAATGTTCCCAATGATTCAAAATAATCTGTTCATGTCAttatcaagaaaaggaaatgttcTGTAACGCAAAAGAATAATGCATAAACCAATCTTAGTAGATGTATATGCATGGGCAAGTATAGGCTTGCAGGTAGATGCTTATCGCCACGGTATTTCCAGCAGAATCAATCttaataaaaacaataatacCAATTCAGAGAATGGAAGCCTCGTAACGACTGCCACCTAAAAGAACAAGGAATTCTCAACAGCAGTGAAGAGTGGGTACCAAATCCAAGGTCAAGAACATAGGCAAAGTTTTACTTATAGAGTCACGCTGGAACAAAACTTATTATAAAGACCAAAAGATTCTTTCCATAAACCCATGCATCATTATCGTAATGATAACTTCCAAACCCCAATTTAAGAAACGCCACAGTTAAAACAAGTATACAGCTAACCCCAAAGCATGAGCCCAATCCTATTCCCCCCAATGGCAATGAATCTTTATTCTCTAGAAGAGTTTCTTCACAAGGAGGAAATTGAATGGACCGACCCATGGTATATCTAATTTCAGATCATTAATATTTCCCATGATGGCCAGCCTTCTAGATAAGGAAAAATACCACAGTAGTAAGGTAGTTTCACTTGGTGATGAAAATGATGCTTTCCATGATCACACACTTTAATCCATCACTTCCTATTGCATTGATATTTCCTAGAtaataatcaaatttaacatAACAGATTCACAACAGCTGGAATATAAACAAAACCCATGCATCATTTCAGTAAGCCTACTTTTTCATTCCCTCATCTTTACTTAAAAAATTAGCTATGTCCCTCCACAACAGTCACTTGAACTGCATCCAAGCACAATGCCTGACCAGATACAACTCTAAGTTTGgccaaaatatatgaaatgttgAAATAGGGTTTCAGAACCAGTGAAATGGCTCTGCTAGCCTTTATAGATACATTTGATGAGCGGCTCTTAATCATAGGTAAACCCACATCCGAGTCGAGACAACACTACAGCCTCAAGTGCTTCATTATTTACCATAGTCGCTTTTTGTTTCCCTACAAAGATTCATATCACTTTGTGTGCAGTTGTGCCTGAAGTTGAGTGAGCAAAATTTGGCAGTTAGCTTTTAGGGCAGAAGATGAATAGAGGCGTTGACAAACTAGGGAAGCCTCCAAACAAGCAAAACTTAATGAAGTACATGTGGAGAATTCTGAGTGCAAGTTCTTTCCAGGGACTTCTCATAGAATAGTCCTGGTCAAACAGCCAATTCCATGTTATGTAAGGCATAAACAGATCTTTGACTATAAGAATCCTACTGACCTAATGGTTGAATTAATGAGCCCACTCATACTCAACTGTTTGCTTCATGACTAATTTTTAAGCTATCATCTGCTTGCAGAGGGTGCAAATTTTAGCTTCTCAGGGGTTCTTCCAGCCcagggaaggaaggaagagaagcacacaaatttataagtaaaagGAACCAATAAGAAACCAAAAGAATACAGCAGGTTTGACAAGACATTTTGCTCACATGCCAAATTCCTCAGcaaagataaaattatccaagTATCATGTCAGACAAGCCAAGTCAAGTGAAAAGATAGAGAATGCCAAATGATGGATGCTAGATGGATTTCCTACTATAACTGTAAGCTGTTCAAAATGTTTCACAGCATCATAAAAAGTCattacaatatatataattcCGTGGAAATCCTGAGAAAAAGCATTACCTCAATTGTGACATCATGATCTAACCTCTCACTTGGGGCAGGCGTGTAATCCATAGGTTGTCTCTGGTGATGCGGAATTAATTCTGAGTCCCAGGAGACAAAGTAGATATCTCCGTCCAAATCACTCCCTGAACACTCATTTGGATGAGGCCTATTTCATTCAAGAATCGCATTATGCATTAACAAGAGAAATTGTCTGAGATGAGAATCATTAAAAGGACAGATCAATATCATATTTTGCTTTCTACTTTTATCTATTAAAACTGTGTTTGGGACAATTTAAAGTAGAAGAAAGTCAACCCGAATTACTCAAATTATGGGGAAGGAATTTTTTGCCTCTACTTTTAGCTAGTAGAATTAAAGGGTAAACCTATCAGTGTTTATCCAGAACTAGAACTATCAGAAGCATAGAACAACAGCATAGTAGAGGATGCTTCTTAGCAAAGTCGCATCACATGTAGACAGAATCTACATACAACCCTCGGATCGGTGAACTCAAACCTCATACAAGAAAGAGACAAACCAGAAGCAGGatcaacaaaatttcaaatctagcCACCAAATCCCACTGGATAAATATTCTAGCATTTATTCTCAAAGCTTAAaggtgatagaaaagcaggcccaaaactatttctaaagaaaaaatgtcaaaattatcCTTGGCTATGTAAAATGcggaaaaaattaaattgggtTGCACATCAGTTCATTTATTTTAGACCTAGTACAAACATaatattagaaattttagaCCTTATTACTATAACTGAACCAAACCAAAACAATAGCCAAAGATCCACaaccaaaagcaaaaacaagtcCAAAATGGATCCATGACAAGTGCCAGTGCAACTGAGGTAATTGCAAGCCAATAACAAGGCATCTTAGAGTCATACCTTTTTCCCTTCTGTGGAAAAACAACACAATCCACCATATGATGTAAAGCTGGCACATCTATAGCAGTTAGAACACGCACATCACCTGGATGTAAGCAAGGATTCTTGGCAACAACTACTTTTCCCTGTACAACAAAGCTTTGATCTGAGTCAGTACCAATGAACACAATTGACTCATCCCACAtctgttcttttcttctacCGGAATACTGCACAAACACCTGGCCATATTCCAAAGTTTGGGTTTCGTCAAGGCATCCCATCATTGATCTTCCTTCAGGAAGAAATATCCTTGTTTTTGTCCGCAATTCAGACAATTTTGTTGCTCTGAATGTTCGCAGCATCATCGATAGAAAAGGCTCAGCATCAGGCTTATAACCACACTTTAGCATTTCTTTGAGAATGTTACCATTCTCCCCCGGGGACATTAAATCTAGAGCCTCTTGTGCTCGTAGGGGATCAACTAAAATGGCATTTAGCTGATCTAcagcatttttttgttttttctcgaACACGTGATCTCGAACGCCAAGTGTTGATAGAAGAGTGATCAACTGGCGATTAAGAAAGCAAGGCTGATATTTGCTCCATCCCAAGACATTTAGCTTTGTCTCATCTGATTCATACTTTAACATGCTCTTTCTGAGTGATAGTTTAACACATGACGTTGGATCAACCGCTACAACACCTTTATATCCAGCATAGCGAATTTGAAACGCGGAAGGAGTATAGCCCTTGAAGCCACATTTTCTTGCAACTTTCCGAGCGAACTCTCCAGATATCTTCCCAATTCCATCAGAAAAGATATAATTCATATCCTCAACAAGTGACTTGACTTCAATATCCGGAATGAGTTCAACTTCATCTCTACCTACATTGAGAGTTTCGGTAGATGAACTCAACGATTGGCCAAGTCTCGCAGCATATTTTGCCACATTTCTTATTGCACTGAATTTACCCATCTCTGCCCTAATAGTTGCAGCAGTTGTACCATCTGTTGGAGCAAACATCCAAGCAGAATTTTCACGTAACTGACTGGATGAGAAggcaagaaattcaaaatgcttATCACCTATTTTTATGCCATTCTTGAGAATAGAAAGGATCCTTTCATATATATCCGTTCTCCCATGTCCCGAAGCAGTGCGAGGAGATAAATCAGTTGAATACATTTTATCCAGGTCCTCATCCACAAAAGAAATACGGATAAAATTGTCAATGTACTTAGAATACCTCCGCAATACATGATTTGAGACATTAATTTCTGGACCAAAAAAATACACCCTGCATGGTGTTATTTGCACCCTATGTACATAAACCAAGCCAGCATCTAACGATATTGAAGACAGTTTTGTAGAATGCCGGGAGGTGAGATATTTCTTGTGTTGCTCAATCAACCACTGTGAAGGCTCATAACAACATTCTTTCAAATGGAACAGCTTGTCCAAGGCATCTAGGATTATGTCCATGTCCATCCTCCGTGGATCAACCATTCGATAAAAGGACAAATCAAGAGAAGGTCCAGCTAGACAGCCATTCTGAactaacaaatttatcttaaagaTGATCTCATAAGGCAAGTCAACTCCTCTGGGAGGGCCTACGATTGGAACTAGATCCGCACTGCAGGAGAAAGGAGAACCATTTTCCATAGAAAGTGTTCCATCGGTTTCCTTATAATTGACAAAGTTCTCTTGAAAATTTGGAAGTTGATATTCACAAGGAATTTCTAAACATACAGCAGAAGACTGTCCAATGCAAGCTGAGGGAGTAAAATCAATCGCTCTCACCCACTGGTCATCAGAGCCATCTTTGAAAAAGTTGTAGAAATGACTGACCAAAACATCCTCTGAATACTGAACAACTTTTTTACGAATATAGGGAGCCCCATACAGCTAACATCCACAAGAacaaaatttatagaaatataTTAGGTCCTCTATCATAAGCAGCATATTATGCAAAAAAGCATGCGTGGTTGAATGGGAAGTGCAAGCATAAGAAAATAGATAAAGGACTGGGTTTCTTTCGTGTCAGTGAAAGTGAAGGTTTGGGGAGTGAAGCCGAAGCCCCAGGAGCTGGCTCCTTATAAAGGAAAATTTATGATGACCATCAATATATTTGCCTCCAAGGAAGATTTGCCACTATGCCAAAAgtgtaaaattctaaaccttttaggCTCTAAAACATTCAAAAGTTCCAAATTAGCCAGAAGCAAGAATATGATCAGCAGATATGAACTCTTATCTCTATCACTGAAGGGAACTTGTGTACCCTGCTTAGCCTCCTACTTAACCAACCTTGCCATGACCCAGAAGTTCATTAAGATCAATTAACAATACACGAATCAGACAAGAGTCTTCATCTAACATTAACACGTAGTCTAAGAAGCTTGGAATTATTTAACTTAACAAATCCCATGATTCCTAAAATCAAGAAACAACAACctcatgaaaaattataatcataaaCCTCCAAGCCTTATCCTTTAAGACTGTTTACAAAATTCTATCATGTCTTGTTGTGATACTGTGCCTTAGTGAGTTTTCAAATACTGAGTTTCAGTTAGGAAATTATCAACCACGGAAAATGGCATTGAATGTCGTAAATCCTGAAGTCATAACCTTTCAATTGTTGCAATCAAGTCTTCCTAGCCATAACTCAATTTGAGTTCTCTTGTCTAGCAGTTCTCTTGTCTGGCAGCCTGTCTCAAGCTACCGCGTCTGCATTTCAGGAAGAACgtaattggataatttttcaaaaagtccaAAATTTCACCGCACATATTTACAAGTGCAGAACTTGCTTCATTGTATACTCAAGTTTTACGACTTCTAATACACCTTTCCCTATCAATCAAATAGCATGCAACCTAAGTACAAGGTAGCCCCTAACGTGATCTCCAATAGGTGTATCACCAGTGGTCCCTGCAGAACTTGCTTCATCCCTCTACTTTCTTTCTCCCAATTCATATGCATCCCTTTATCTAAAAAGTTCCACATTACTCCCTCTGTTATGTGTTTTCTCTTGTTTGCATAAATAATCGAATTACTAAGTTGGACGTCAAAGCACGCATGCTGTCTTATGATTCACGGAATTTTTTTATGTGGTGCCAAAAAGGAACCCCATCAGACAacataaatattgaaaaaacaaaaaagagagagacagaggcaCGGACTCATGGCCATGGCCACTTGATCCGGAGCATGCAACCATGGCGCTTGAGCTCGTGGCCTCCATGGCCACCAGTTCTGGAGCTTGCCTTGGCCGCTCGAGCTGGAGCTTGAGCTCAAGCGTGGGGCTGCTATGGCTACCAGATCTGGAGCTCACCAAAACTTGAGCTCGCAGCCACCATGGCTGCTCATGCACCAGGTTTATTTTTTCCATATCTGGGATTTGAGGGGGGTAGCAGATGGTGACCACTTAGTAATCGGTGTGTCAGCAGAACATGTCCTTGATTCCAACTAAATCCGTGTGCTTCCTACAATGAAAGTTTCAACCATATCTTTTCTAAAGAGCCCTCTTCCACAATCTCTCTCTTAATTTACAAAGTTGTTTTTGTCTAAGTCTCCCTTCAACAtccaatttttaagaaattccTTGCAGATTGTAGATACTGGAGAACTCATCCTTCACTCCCACAAACTCACTACCTTGACCCATTGTCGCAACCTAGCTCAATGACCCTTGGGTCCCAAGACAAGTGGCTGTACCAGAATTTTCCTCGTCCAGCCAGAGCCAATCAATAATGTTTGGAGTTCTGCCAGCCATTTCTCTGTAAAGATAAGGTCTTGGCAAGCTATCTATGTTCATGAGACATTTGATCCAGGCAGAAATACCATGAAGGTTAAAcagggacaaaaaaaaaaaaaaacaaaaaacaaaaaacaaaacatctTCTAAATGAGTTACATCAAGTCATCAACTGGGAGCTTGAATAACCCCATTTAGTGAGCTAAAAATCAAATCCCAACACTATGGGGAAGAATGTAGTACGAAGAATTTTAACATTCATTGGAATTAGAAGATCACACCCAAAACGATGTCCAGTCAAATATAAAAACCAAATATGCATTGTAGGATAAATCACAATATTAGCACAAAATAGTAAATCAGTCTCTTGTAATCTGAATGAAGTCCACTCACCTGAATCACAAGATACATTGTTTTATGGCCTCTTGCACGATGTAGCTCGATCTGCCAAATATTTTCATAGGATAACTCGAGCTTATACTCCGTATTGTGATAAGATAAAGGAAAGCAGAATTTTCTCATCCCAATCCCAAACCTTAGGGAGACATTCACCCCTTTCCACAGAGTAGAGAACCTTTTACTTGATACCTGACAGCCAAAATGCAAAGTGATACCTTCCATTGAATGCGAAAGGGTTCTTGGCCTTTGTACAATATCATGCTCAACCCTGCGAGCAGTTAGATAAGATCGCCCATACCACAAATCTTTTCGACTAGCAAGTAAAATAATCGACTCTGCATAATCAGCATTCATAAATTGGACAATCGCATATGATCGAACCCCACGTTTATCTTGTCTAACTTTGATGGCATAAATAGTACCTCTGCCAGTCCTTTGCTCCAGGCATCCCCTGACTGTATCTACAGTCACTAATGAAGGGAATCCGTGTACATTTATAGTCTTACCCATTTAACTGATACAAACTTTATAGCACTCTGTTACACCATATCAAGGGCATCACCAGGAATGACAGAAGAATGCCAGGCTAGGGCCTTTGAAAAGCACATGGACCATTTAACTCCAAGCATGAAGTTTGCCGTACTGAAAGGGGAAAAAGTTGGACaggaaacatgaaaatttctataAACTGATTGTTGCCTCAGACTACCACAAATCATCATAGCGATTGATCATCAAATGAACACTTGATTTCTCCATCTCGAGAAAACTATTTACAAGCATAATGGGCTTCAAACAGCTTTGTTCACAGTAAGCACAGGAGTGACCAGCATCAGAAAAACATCAAAACGGCCTACAATTTTAGGCAACCTATCAACATATGACAGTGATGGACTTTATTTCCAATTAACAAAAATGCCTTCCCGAAAACATCTACATGTTGATAATCATGAATTCTTCAATGAAGCAAAATAAGgaattcaaaataagaatatcaTTGGGACATTCACAGCACTTCGAGTCCTTCTTAAGCCGCAAGAGAATAGTGTGAAACTGCAACCAACTCACTATTGTGAATCATGT
This Eucalyptus grandis isolate ANBG69807.140 chromosome 7, ASM1654582v1, whole genome shotgun sequence DNA region includes the following protein-coding sequences:
- the LOC104455627 gene encoding LOW QUALITY PROTEIN: RNA-dependent RNA polymerase 1 (The sequence of the model RefSeq protein was modified relative to this genomic sequence to represent the inferred CDS: inserted 2 bases in 2 codons), with amino-acid sequence MGKTINVHGFPSLVTVDTVRGCLEQRTGRGTIYAIKVRQDKRGVRSYAIVQFMNADYAESIILLASRKDLWYGRSYLTARRVEHDIVQRPRTLSHSMEGITLHFGCQVSSKRFSTLWKGVNVSLRFGIGMRKFCFPLSYHNTEYKLELSYENIWQIELHRARGHKTMYLVIQLYGAPYIRKKVVQYSEDVLVSHFYNFFKDGSDDQWVRAIDFTPSACIGQSSAVCLEIPCEYQLPNFQENFVNYKETDGTLSMENGSPFSCSADLVPIVGPPRGVDLPYEIIFKINLLVQNGCLAGPSLDLSFYRMVDPRRMDMDIILDALDKLFHLKECCYEPSQWLIEQHKKYLTSRHSTKLSSISLDAGLVYVHRVQITPCRVYFFGPEINVSNHVLRRYSKYIDNFIRISFVDEDLDKMYSTDLSPRTASGHGRTDIYERILSILKNGIKIGDKHFEFLAFSSSQLRENSAWMFAPTDGTTAATIRAEMGKFSAIRNVAKYAARLGQSLSSSTETLNVGRDEVELIPDIEVKSLVEDMNYIFSDGIGKISGEFARKVARKCGFKGYTPSAFQIRYAGYKGVVAVDPTSCVKLSLRKSMLKYESDETKLNVLGWSKYQPCFLNRQLITLLSTLGVRDHVFEKKQKNAVDQLNAILVDPLRAQEALDLMSPGENGNILKEMLKCGYKPDAEPFLSMMLRTFRATKLSELRTKTRIFLPEGRSMMGCLDETQTLEYGQVFVQYSGRRKEQMWDESIVFIGTDSDQSFVVQGKVVVAKNPCLHPGDVRVLTAIDVPALHHMVDCVVFPQKGKRPHPNECSGSDLDGDIYFVSWDSELIPHHQRQPMDYTPAPSERLDHDVTIEEVEEYFVNYILNDSLGIIANAHTVFADSQPEKAMSPECLDLARLFSIAVDFPKTGVPAVIPPNLYVKEYPDFMEKLDKSSYPSNNVIGKLFXEVKEEAYASSSIRKFTLEMARQSYDPEMEVDGFEDYVDDAFYHKGNYDYKXGNLMEYYGIDTEAEILSGCIIKMSKSFTKRRDAESITMAVKSLRKEARTWFNDKGSGSYSEPVDEYAKASAWYHVTYHPEYWGCYNEGLKRDHYLSFPWCVYDKLIQIKKEKRGRMSARKSTLEDYFTRLRLN